From the genome of Spinacia oleracea cultivar Varoflay chromosome 2, BTI_SOV_V1, whole genome shotgun sequence, one region includes:
- the LOC110791709 gene encoding fatty acyl-CoA reductase 3-like: MDFANINEFIANKTILVTGATGFIAKVLVEKLLRIQPNVNKLYLLVRARDAQAADVRLQHEVLGKDLFKVLRRKWGTNFESFVSEKITAVAGDISYENLGLTVDQMKQIYKDIDVVINVAATIKFDERYDVALGVNTLGAKNVVNFAKNCAKIQLLIHVSTAYVCGEKAGLISESPYAMGSTLNGAIDLDIDCEKKLSEHTLSDLKAKDLPDKTIRQMMKDLGNQRAKLYGWPNTYSFTKAMGEMVIGQLRGNLPVVIMRPTIVCSTIKEPFPGWVEGVRTIDSVAVTYAKGHLPSFFPVCRYSVFDLIPADIFVNSMIVAMKAHVNQPSLTIYQVGSSYRNPVTFEELHDFHFRYFTKNPWTNRQGFPVKIGKGLVLSNILIFEVILFMFHVVVKMMLMFVTRMGCSKFQCILYNLDKKLQIARKLVDLYKPYLFFKAIFVDTNTQRLMETARENGLDEDVFNFDPLSINWKDYFYNVHLPAIVKYLF, encoded by the exons ATGGATTTTGCAAACATTAATGAGTTTATAGCAAATAAAACTATCTTAGTTACTGGTGCAACTGGTTTCATTGCTAAGG TTCTTGTGGAGAAGTTACTTCGGATTCAGCCAAATGTTAACAAATTATACCTTCTTGTAAGGGCTAGAGATGCTCAGGCAGCTGATGTACGGCTGCAACATGAG GTGTTAGGCAAGGATTTGTTCAAAGTTCTAAGAAGAAAATGGGGGACAAATTTTGAGTCTTTTGTGTCGGAGAAAATAACAGCAGTTGCCGGTGATATTTCGTATGAGAACTTGGGACTTACTGTTGATCAGATGAAGCAAATATACAAGGATATAGATGTTGTAATCAACGTAGCAGCAACTATCAAATTTGATGAAAG GTATGATGTTGCATTAGGTGTTAACACCCTAGGAGCGAAAAATGTTGTAAACTTTGCAAAAAATTGTGCTAAAATACAGTTGCTCATCCACGTCTCAACTG CATATGTGTGTGGAGAAAAGGCAGGATTAATATCTGAAAGTCCGTATGCCATGGGTTCAACTCTTAATGGTGCGATTGATTTGGATATTGATTGCGAAAAGAAGCTTTCTGAACATACTTTAAGCGATCTTAAAGCCAAAGATCTTCCGGATAAGACAATTAGACAAATGATGAAGgacttaggaaatcaaag GGCAAAATTGTATGGATGGCCAAATACGTACTCATTTACTAAGGCAATGGGAGAGATGGTTATAGGGCAACTCAGAGGAAATTTACCAGTAGTTATCATGAGGCCTACCATTGTATGTAGCACAATTAAAGAACCCTTCCCTGGTTGGGTTGAAGGTGTCag GACTATTGATAGTGTAGCAGTCACGTATGCAAAGGGTCATCTTCCAAGTTTCTTCCCTGTCTGTAGATACTCTGTCTTCGACTTG ATACCGGCTGATATATTTGTGAACTCGATGATTGTGGCTATGAAGGCTCATGTAAACCAACCTTCTTTGACTATATACCAAGTGGGGAGCTCATACAGAAACCCAGTTACTTTTGAAGAGTTGCACGACTTTCATTTTCGCTACTTCACTAAAAATCCATGGACCAATCGTCAAGGTTTCCCAGTCAAAATTGGCAAGGGCTTGGTGTTAAGCAACATACTGATATTCGAAGTCATACTCTTCATGTTCCATGTCGTGGTGAAGATG ATGTTAATGTTCGTTACTAGAATGGGTTGTTCTAAGTTTCAATGTATTCTCTACAACCTTGACAAAAAGTTGCAAATTGCTAGGAAATTGGTGGACTTGTACAAACCCTACCTATTTTTCAAGGCCAT ttttgtAGACACAAATACTCAAAGGTTGATGGAAACTGCCCGCGAAAATGGTCTAGATGAAGATGTGTTCAACTTTGATCCTTTGTCCATCAATTGGAAGGACTATTTTTACAATGTCCACCTTCCCGCAATtgttaaatatttgttctaG